Proteins from one Hydrogenophaga sp. SL48 genomic window:
- a CDS encoding protein-L-isoaspartate(D-aspartate) O-methyltransferase, translating into MKRTLPPIGKLSTAAATPRPRPAFPARLDTAPAPPVHKPGALAALRPVTAAPAPGTRAAGHTAPVGVGMDSVAVRTAMVRKLQGQGIVHAGVLAAMQAVERHRFVDTALANQAYEDTSLPIGLGQTISKPSVVARMLELLCQGREEKLGRVLDIGTGCGYQAAVLSHLAREVYSMERLRGLHDKARDNLRAFRVANLHLLFGDGMLGYPQGAPYAGIVAAAGGNDVPQAWIDQLAVGGRLVAPAVTADGQQHLVVIDKTAQGCVRSVLEPVLFVPLKSGIA; encoded by the coding sequence TTGAAACGCACTCTGCCGCCCATCGGCAAGCTGTCCACCGCTGCGGCCACGCCCCGGCCGCGCCCCGCGTTTCCGGCGCGCCTGGACACAGCCCCTGCACCGCCGGTCCACAAGCCGGGTGCCTTGGCGGCGTTGCGCCCCGTGACGGCGGCGCCTGCTCCGGGTACCCGGGCCGCCGGCCACACCGCTCCAGTGGGCGTGGGCATGGATTCGGTCGCCGTGCGGACCGCGATGGTGCGCAAGCTGCAGGGGCAGGGCATCGTGCACGCGGGGGTGCTGGCGGCGATGCAGGCCGTGGAGCGGCACCGTTTCGTGGACACCGCGCTGGCCAACCAGGCCTATGAAGACACGAGCCTGCCCATTGGTCTGGGGCAGACCATTTCCAAGCCGAGCGTGGTGGCGCGCATGCTGGAGTTGCTGTGCCAGGGGCGCGAAGAGAAGCTGGGCCGTGTGCTCGACATCGGCACCGGTTGCGGCTACCAGGCGGCGGTGTTGAGCCACTTGGCCAGGGAGGTGTACAGCATGGAGCGGCTTCGGGGCCTGCACGACAAGGCCCGGGACAACCTGCGGGCTTTCCGCGTGGCGAACCTGCACCTGCTGTTTGGCGATGGCATGCTGGGCTATCCCCAGGGCGCGCCGTACGCCGGCATCGTGGCTGCGGCGGGAGGGAACGATGTGCCACAAGCCTGGATCGACCAGCTGGCGGTGGGTGGCCGGCTGGTGGCGCCGGCCGTGACGGCAGATGGCCAGCAGCATCTCGTCGTGATCGACAAGACCGCTCAGGGATGTGTTCGCTCGGTGCTGGAGCCGGTGCTGTTCGTGCCTCTAAAATCGGGCATTGCGTGA
- the surE gene encoding 5'/3'-nucleotidase SurE, with protein MKILISNDDGFQAPGIVALYEALKGLAEVEVVAPEHNNSAKSNALTLHSPLYVHTAANGFRYVNGTPADCVHIALTGLLGYRPDLVVSGINNGANMGDDTIYSGTVGAAMEGYLFGIPAIAFSQTERGWAHLDVAAQKAAELVQQLMPSLPDAAHRSAPWLLNVNIPCRPASELKGFKVARLGRRHAAEQVITQTSPRGDTMYWIGSAGPAKDDAEGTDFHATAQGFASITPLKVDLTDHDTLPYWAPTAAAMGGGAR; from the coding sequence ATGAAAATCCTCATCTCCAACGACGATGGCTTCCAGGCGCCGGGCATCGTGGCCCTGTACGAAGCCCTGAAGGGTCTGGCCGAGGTGGAGGTGGTGGCCCCCGAGCACAACAACAGCGCCAAGTCCAACGCATTGACCCTGCATTCGCCGCTGTACGTGCACACGGCCGCCAACGGGTTTCGCTATGTGAACGGCACGCCCGCCGACTGTGTGCACATCGCGCTCACCGGTTTGCTGGGCTACCGGCCCGACCTGGTGGTCTCGGGCATCAACAACGGCGCCAACATGGGGGACGACACCATTTACTCCGGCACCGTGGGCGCGGCCATGGAGGGCTACCTCTTCGGCATCCCGGCCATCGCGTTTTCTCAGACCGAGCGCGGCTGGGCGCACCTGGACGTGGCCGCACAAAAGGCGGCGGAGCTGGTGCAGCAGCTTATGCCCTCGCTGCCCGACGCGGCACACCGCAGCGCACCCTGGCTGCTGAATGTGAACATTCCTTGCCGGCCGGCCAGCGAGCTCAAGGGCTTCAAAGTGGCGCGCCTGGGGCGCCGGCACGCGGCCGAGCAGGTGATCACCCAGACCAGCCCGCGCGGCGACACCATGTACTGGATCGGCAGCGCCGGCCCGGCCAAGGACGACGCTGAGGGCACCGATTTCCATGCCACCGCCCAGGGGTTTGCCAGCATCACGCCGCTGAAGGTCGACCTGACGGACCACGATACGCTGCCGTACTGGGCGCCCACGGCCGCCGCCATGGGTGGGGGCGCACGTTGA